One window of the Perca fluviatilis chromosome 5, GENO_Pfluv_1.0, whole genome shotgun sequence genome contains the following:
- the LOC120558305 gene encoding protein-glutamine gamma-glutamyltransferase 2-like isoform X2, with the protein MRNSNSHHTELYGEERLIVRRGQPFIILLHLKPGNKELKLSEKSFTLIVEIGPVPRTESGTKVSFGLRDSTVDSEWSASATNDDGNTVSVSISSSPNAPIGVYSLTLDQGGQKTSLGQFTLLFNAWCSRDAVYMRSETKRQEYVLAQYGQIYRGTYQRIKGKPWNFGQFEPGVLDICLKILDENPKCISDADKDCSGRRNPIYVTRVLSAMINSNDDRGVLVGNWGEVLDGVHPGTWIGSGDILRKWAESGPVRYGQCWVFAALACTVSRALGIPCRVVTNFNSAHDTNANLMIETLYDENGKIMSHADSIWNFHVWVDSWMSRPDLGPEFDGWQASDPTPQEKSEGVFCCGPSSLKAIREGDLTKKYDTPFIFAEVNADVVDLVRLSNGETVKFRDSTDSNYVGHFISTKAVGSNERHDITHQYKYPEGSKEERRVYEKAQHHNKLQQLGEEPGLALKIKLAKNMSLGSDFEVYTVLTNNCLEARTCTFLFFAEAVSYNGKLGNSCGFVSEKAEVPSGEERRLFLRLDYDRYGSVITSDRLIKLSAIAIDKQVAEYHKAEKTIVLDEPDIEIELLGEATVNQSVTAELTLWNPLPKSLQDCSFTVEGVGLTNGKPITARIGTVHPEQEAKARVKFSPTSPGSRVLLVNFDSNNLKNIKSFINVVVKE; encoded by the exons ATGCGCAACAGCAACAGCCATCATACAGAGCTATATGGAGAGGAGCGTTTGATTGTAAGAAGGGGACAGCCCTTCATTATCCTTTTACATCTGAAACCTGGCAACAAGGAGTTAAAACTGAGTGAAAAAAGCTTCACACTCATCGTTGAGATTG GTCCAGTACCCAGAACAGAATCAGGCACAAAGGTTTCTTTTGGTCTACGTGACTCCACAGTGGACAGTGAGTGGAGCGCATCTGCCACTAATGATGATGGAAACACAGTGTCTGTATCAATCAGTTCCTCACCCAATGCCCCCATAGGCGTCTATTCTCTGACTCTGGACCAGGGGGGGCAGAAGACCAGTTTAGGGCAGTTCACCCTGCTTTTTAATGCTTGGTGCTCCA GAGATGCTGTCTACATGCGCAGTGAGACGAAGAGGCAGGAGTATGTTTTAGCACAATATGGACAAATCTACAGAGGAACATATCAACGAATCAAAGGGAAACCCTGGAACTTTGGACAG TTTGAACCAGGAGTACTGGATATCTGTCTGAAGATCCTGGATGAAAACCCAAAATGTATCTCTGATGCCGACAAGGACTGCTCTGGCAGGAGAAATCCCATCTATGTGACCAGGGTGCTGAGTGCTATG ATCAACAGTAATGATGACAGAGGTGTGCTGGTGGGAAACTGGGGAGAGGTTTTAGATGGGGTTCATCCAGGAACATGGATCGGCAGTGGGGACATTTTGCGCAAGTGGGCAGAAAGTGGCCCCGTCCGCTACGGCCAGTGTTGGGTCTTTGCTGCTCTTGCATGCACAG TGTCCCGTGCCCTGGGCATCCCATGTCGAGTGGTTACTAACTTTAATTCGGCTCATGATACCAATGCCAACCTGATGATAGAAACGCTGTATGATGAAAACGGAAAAATAATGTCTCATGCTGATTCGATATG GAACTTCCACGTTTGGGTGGACAGCTGGATGAGTCGTCCTGATTTGGGGCCAGAGTTTGATGGGTGGCAAGCCAGTGACCCAACCCCACAGGAGAAAAGTGAAG GTGTTTTCTGTTGCGGACCATCCTCTCTTAAGGCTATCAGGGAAGGTGATCTGACCAAGAAGTATGATACTCCCTTTATTTTTGCTGAG GTGAATGCAGATGTTGTGGATTTGGTGCGCCTGTCAAATGGAGAGACTGTCAAGTTCAGAGATTCAACTGACTCCAACTATGTTGGACACTTCATCAGCACCAAAGCTGTGGGCTCAAATGAGAGACACGACATCACACACCAGTATAAGTATCCGGAAG GCTCAAAGGAGGAGAGGCGGGTGTATGAGAAGGCTCAACACCACAACAAGCTACAGCAACTAGGAGAAGAGCCGGGACTCGCTCTCAAG ATCAAACTGGCTAAAAACATGAGCTTGGGCTCGGACTTTGAGGTGTACACTGTCCTCACTAATAACTGCTTGGAGGCAAGGACCTGTACCTTCCTGTTCTTCGCCGAAGCTGTCAGCTACAATGGAAAACTAGGAAACAGCTGTGGGTTTGTTTCAGAAAAAGCGGAGGTACCCTCTGGAGAAG AAAGGCGCCTTTTTCTCAGACTGGATTATGACCGTTATGGATCAGTGATTACCTCTGACAGGTTAATCAAGCTGTCAGCCATCGCCATCGACAAGCAAGTTGCAGAATACCATAAGGCTGAGAAGACCATTGTGCTGGACGAGCCAGATATAGAGATTGAG CTGCTGGGAGAAGCCACAGTAAATCAGTCTGTGACGGCAGAGCTGACCTTGTGGAATCCCTTACCAAAGTCGCTGCAGGACTGCAGCTTCACCGTAGAAGGGGTCGGCCTCACTAATGGAAAACCCATAACAGCGAG GATTGGAACTGTGCACCCTGAACAGGAAGCCAAGGCCAGGGTTAAGTTTAGTCCCACCAGTCCCGGCTCCAGGGTGCTGCTGGTGAACTTTGACAGCAACAATCTGAAGAATATCAAGAGCTTCATCAATGTTGTTGTGAAGGAATGA
- the LOC120558305 gene encoding protein-glutamine gamma-glutamyltransferase 2-like isoform X1, with product MSQGLDIERIDLDIMRNSNSHHTELYGEERLIVRRGQPFIILLHLKPGNKELKLSEKSFTLIVEIGPVPRTESGTKVSFGLRDSTVDSEWSASATNDDGNTVSVSISSSPNAPIGVYSLTLDQGGQKTSLGQFTLLFNAWCSRDAVYMRSETKRQEYVLAQYGQIYRGTYQRIKGKPWNFGQFEPGVLDICLKILDENPKCISDADKDCSGRRNPIYVTRVLSAMINSNDDRGVLVGNWGEVLDGVHPGTWIGSGDILRKWAESGPVRYGQCWVFAALACTVSRALGIPCRVVTNFNSAHDTNANLMIETLYDENGKIMSHADSIWNFHVWVDSWMSRPDLGPEFDGWQASDPTPQEKSEGVFCCGPSSLKAIREGDLTKKYDTPFIFAEVNADVVDLVRLSNGETVKFRDSTDSNYVGHFISTKAVGSNERHDITHQYKYPEGSKEERRVYEKAQHHNKLQQLGEEPGLALKIKLAKNMSLGSDFEVYTVLTNNCLEARTCTFLFFAEAVSYNGKLGNSCGFVSEKAEVPSGEERRLFLRLDYDRYGSVITSDRLIKLSAIAIDKQVAEYHKAEKTIVLDEPDIEIELLGEATVNQSVTAELTLWNPLPKSLQDCSFTVEGVGLTNGKPITARIGTVHPEQEAKARVKFSPTSPGSRVLLVNFDSNNLKNIKSFINVVVKE from the exons ATGAGTCAAG GCTTGGATATTGAGCGCATTGATCTTGACATTATGCGCAACAGCAACAGCCATCATACAGAGCTATATGGAGAGGAGCGTTTGATTGTAAGAAGGGGACAGCCCTTCATTATCCTTTTACATCTGAAACCTGGCAACAAGGAGTTAAAACTGAGTGAAAAAAGCTTCACACTCATCGTTGAGATTG GTCCAGTACCCAGAACAGAATCAGGCACAAAGGTTTCTTTTGGTCTACGTGACTCCACAGTGGACAGTGAGTGGAGCGCATCTGCCACTAATGATGATGGAAACACAGTGTCTGTATCAATCAGTTCCTCACCCAATGCCCCCATAGGCGTCTATTCTCTGACTCTGGACCAGGGGGGGCAGAAGACCAGTTTAGGGCAGTTCACCCTGCTTTTTAATGCTTGGTGCTCCA GAGATGCTGTCTACATGCGCAGTGAGACGAAGAGGCAGGAGTATGTTTTAGCACAATATGGACAAATCTACAGAGGAACATATCAACGAATCAAAGGGAAACCCTGGAACTTTGGACAG TTTGAACCAGGAGTACTGGATATCTGTCTGAAGATCCTGGATGAAAACCCAAAATGTATCTCTGATGCCGACAAGGACTGCTCTGGCAGGAGAAATCCCATCTATGTGACCAGGGTGCTGAGTGCTATG ATCAACAGTAATGATGACAGAGGTGTGCTGGTGGGAAACTGGGGAGAGGTTTTAGATGGGGTTCATCCAGGAACATGGATCGGCAGTGGGGACATTTTGCGCAAGTGGGCAGAAAGTGGCCCCGTCCGCTACGGCCAGTGTTGGGTCTTTGCTGCTCTTGCATGCACAG TGTCCCGTGCCCTGGGCATCCCATGTCGAGTGGTTACTAACTTTAATTCGGCTCATGATACCAATGCCAACCTGATGATAGAAACGCTGTATGATGAAAACGGAAAAATAATGTCTCATGCTGATTCGATATG GAACTTCCACGTTTGGGTGGACAGCTGGATGAGTCGTCCTGATTTGGGGCCAGAGTTTGATGGGTGGCAAGCCAGTGACCCAACCCCACAGGAGAAAAGTGAAG GTGTTTTCTGTTGCGGACCATCCTCTCTTAAGGCTATCAGGGAAGGTGATCTGACCAAGAAGTATGATACTCCCTTTATTTTTGCTGAG GTGAATGCAGATGTTGTGGATTTGGTGCGCCTGTCAAATGGAGAGACTGTCAAGTTCAGAGATTCAACTGACTCCAACTATGTTGGACACTTCATCAGCACCAAAGCTGTGGGCTCAAATGAGAGACACGACATCACACACCAGTATAAGTATCCGGAAG GCTCAAAGGAGGAGAGGCGGGTGTATGAGAAGGCTCAACACCACAACAAGCTACAGCAACTAGGAGAAGAGCCGGGACTCGCTCTCAAG ATCAAACTGGCTAAAAACATGAGCTTGGGCTCGGACTTTGAGGTGTACACTGTCCTCACTAATAACTGCTTGGAGGCAAGGACCTGTACCTTCCTGTTCTTCGCCGAAGCTGTCAGCTACAATGGAAAACTAGGAAACAGCTGTGGGTTTGTTTCAGAAAAAGCGGAGGTACCCTCTGGAGAAG AAAGGCGCCTTTTTCTCAGACTGGATTATGACCGTTATGGATCAGTGATTACCTCTGACAGGTTAATCAAGCTGTCAGCCATCGCCATCGACAAGCAAGTTGCAGAATACCATAAGGCTGAGAAGACCATTGTGCTGGACGAGCCAGATATAGAGATTGAG CTGCTGGGAGAAGCCACAGTAAATCAGTCTGTGACGGCAGAGCTGACCTTGTGGAATCCCTTACCAAAGTCGCTGCAGGACTGCAGCTTCACCGTAGAAGGGGTCGGCCTCACTAATGGAAAACCCATAACAGCGAG GATTGGAACTGTGCACCCTGAACAGGAAGCCAAGGCCAGGGTTAAGTTTAGTCCCACCAGTCCCGGCTCCAGGGTGCTGCTGGTGAACTTTGACAGCAACAATCTGAAGAATATCAAGAGCTTCATCAATGTTGTTGTGAAGGAATGA